A genomic window from Montipora capricornis isolate CH-2021 chromosome 8, ASM3666992v2, whole genome shotgun sequence includes:
- the LOC138013534 gene encoding uncharacterized protein, which yields MAVVWWAFHVLMFLQIFPLNGQFPKKEKYHAIKEDLPYIRCETCQKAVKYLFGKTQEMRGGGTKKLDEDKLIDMVEKSCNPDKEEGSWISKFDLIEKNGELRLTERADFGKCQRECQTISKACEESVADVDTDLAELLWKDKLSLSKLINEVCYSMSSVCKGRQPKLKAGERKVDEKFQVLTEDEKKADEILKQMRGIPGMPGMEMYSREDIEKMRDQLGAPQKDEESQQEETLDSEGNLFHGEAVSFFQMIMNALSNIWSWIKNILGFKNSNSHEL from the exons ATGGCCGTTGTATGGTGGGCATTTCACGTGTTGATGTTTTTGCAGATTTTTCCGCTAAACGGGCAGtttccaaagaaagaaaaatatcatGCTATAAAGGAGGATCTACCCTATATCAGGTGCGAAACTTGTCAAAAGGCTGTCAAATACTTGTTTGGAAAAACACAGGAAATGCGTGGCGGTGGAACGAAAAAG CTTGATGAGGACAAACTCATTGACATGGTAGAAAAGTCATGCAATCCAGACAAAGAAGAAGGAAGCtggatttcaaaatttgatCTCATAGAAAAGAATGGGGAATTGAGACTCACTGAGCGTGCAGATTTCGGAAAATGCCAGAGGGAATGTCAGACCATTTCGAAAGCTTGTGAAGAATCTGTGGCAGATGTGGATACAGATCTGGCAGAACTACTCTGGAAAGACAAGCTGTCATTATCAAAACTTATCAATGAAGTTTGTTACTCTATGTCAAGTGTATGTAAAGGTAGACAACCAAAGCTCAAGGCTGGagaaaggaaagtggatgagaAATTCCAAGTTTTAACTGAAGACGAGAAAAAGGCAGATGAAATCCTGAAACAAATGAG aGGAATTCCAGGGATGCCAGGCATGGAGATGTACTCCAGAGAAGACATAGAAAAAATGCGAGACCAGCTTGGTGCTCCACAGAAGGATGAAGAATCACAACAGGAGGAGACGCTGGACAGTGAAGGAAATCTTTTCCATGGCGAAGCAGTTAGCTTCTTTCAAATGATCATGAATGCTTTATCAAACATTTGGTCGTGGATAAAGAACATTTTAGGCTTTAAAAACAGCAACTCTCACGAATTATGA
- the LOC138013535 gene encoding tafazzin-like, with protein MAKWPLQATIIEKISWKVQSAVVVALVGISSKIYLECFNFVKKYNFDILENAGERPDGVPLVTVCNHTSCLDDPCLWGLMKSKIILNSRKKVRWTLGAHELLFSTPFQSAFFSRGKVIPVVRGGGVYQQGMETALELLNQGQWVHVFPEGGVNVHGAIKRLKWGVGRLIAEAKVTPIVIPFWHEGMDDVLPNHSPYIPRIMKRVTVLIGEPMEFTDTIQEYRKARKSAMDTRKHITDLIQERFKELKTEACLLHSKWR; from the exons ATGGCAAAATGGCCCTTACAGGCCACAATCATTGAAAAAATCTCGTGGAAAGTTCAGAGCGCTGTAGTTGTTGCCTTAGTTGGAATTTCTAGTAAAATATATCTAG agtGTTTTAACTTTGTGAAAAAGTACAACTTTGATATTCTCGAAAATGCTGGTGAAAGACCAGATGGAGTTCCCCTAgttacagtttgcaatcatactTCCTGTCTTGATGACCCTTGTTTGTGGG GTCTTATGAAATCCAAGATTATCTTGAATTCAAGAAAAAAGGTCAGATG GACACTTGGTGCACATGAACTGTTGTTTTCCACGCCTTTTCAGTCAGCATTTTTCAGTAGAGGAAAG GTCATTCCAGTTGTCAGAG GTGGTGGTGTTTATCAACAAGGCATGGAAACAGCACTTGAACTGCTAAACCAAGGGCAGTGGGTTCATGTCTTTCCTGAAG GAGGTGTTAATGTCCATGGTGCTATCAAGAGACTGAAATGGG gtgTTGGGAGGCTTATAGCAGAGGCCAAAGTCACTCCAATTGTCATACCATTTTGGCATGAAG GCATGGATGATGTTTTACCAAACCATAGTCCATATATTCCAAGAATTATGAAG CGAGTGACAGTGCTTATAGGAGAACCAATGGAATTTACAGACACCATACAGGAATACCGAAAAGCAAGAAAAAGTGCA ATGGACACAAGAAAACACATAACTGACCTGATCCAAGAGAGATTTAAGGAGTTGAAAACTGAAGCATGCCTACTACATAGCAAATGGAGATGA
- the LOC138013533 gene encoding probable basic-leucine zipper transcription factor D: MCSVVDEDDLGLTNYLLKCNGDEEEPWESCEEISVGGESFGDHDGDIFELGWSLGPEDLDPEPFKGDITPTYQKNEPASEVKLAKGNSSTPEKCEKKQPSEENVVSESESDHSSDVCEVESVKVASKPVVTVRSVCKNSAKIEQTPAKSKAEKAKALRERKKKYVEELEDTVAQLNRDKEGLQQVTVQLSEKIEGFREEISYLKGVIANQSELAAILRSVANTPGIAISCRALENNECSDKVSNSKRKRDDSGKTESNLDNKNRKKQKKDSDTMGELNGKAGVCVHVQSGKVSVEFCAECSKKANGILP; encoded by the coding sequence ATGTGCAGTGTAGTCGATGAAGATGACTTGGGCCTTACAAATTATCTTCTAAAATGCAATGGCGACGAAGAAGAACCTTGGGAATCTTGTGAGGAGATAAGTGTTGGAGGAGAGAGTTTTGGTGATCACGATGGAGATATTTTTGAACTTGGTTGGTCACTGGGACCAGAAGATTTAGATCCAGAGCCATTTAAAGGCGATATAACACCTACTTATCAGAAGAACGAGCCGGCCAGCGAAGTGAAACTAGCGAAAGGAAACTCCAGTACCCCAGAGAAATGTGAAAAGAAACAACCATCCGAGGAAAACGTGGTTAGTGAGTCCGAATCTGATCACTCATCAGATGTGTGTGAGGTAGAATCAGTGAAAGTTGCGTCAAAACCAGTGGTTACCGTTAGAAGTGTTTGTAAAAATTCAGCAAAGATTGAACAGACACCTGCAAAGAGCAAGGCAGAGAAGGCTAAGGCACTTCGTGAAAGGAAAAAGAAGTATGTCGAGGAACTTGAGGACACCGTTGCACAGCTAAACAGAGACAAGGAAGGTTTGCAACAGGTTACTGTACAACTTAGCGAGAAAATTGAAGGCTTTCGAGAGGAAATAAGCTACTTAAAAGGAGTTATAGCCAATCAAAGTGAACTTGCTGCCATTTTAAGAAGTGTTGCTAACACACCAGGGATCGCCATCAGTTGTAGAGCCTTGGAGAACAATGAGTGTAGTGATAAAGTTAGCAATAGCAAGAGAAAACGGGATGACAGTGGTAAAACTGAGTCAAACTTGgataacaaaaacagaaagaaacaaaaaaaagatagtgACACAATGGGTGAACTGAATGGTAAGGCAGGGGTATGTGTCCACGTCCAGAGTGGTAAAGTATCCGTTGAGTTTTGTGCAGAATGCAGCAAGAAGGCAAATGGTATTCTACCTTAA